The following proteins are co-located in the Desulfatibacillum aliphaticivorans DSM 15576 genome:
- a CDS encoding ABC transporter ATP-binding protein, with the protein MNAVSVSDVSKIYMQGDVKVTALNKVSLNVDAGEFVALAGPSGSGKTTLLNLIGGLDEPDGGKISVNGKDFANMSSGDLAELRLSQIGFVFQSYNLIPVFTAEENVEYILQLQGVGKAERKEKARAMLDDVGLEGKYDRKPAQLSGGQQQRVAVARALVSDPTLILADEPTANLDSVTGESLLRTMREMNQKHGVTFIFSTHDSMVMNAAKRLVSMKDGAIVDDKVK; encoded by the coding sequence ATGAACGCGGTAAGTGTATCGGACGTTTCCAAAATTTACATGCAGGGCGACGTCAAGGTGACGGCGCTCAATAAGGTCAGCCTGAACGTGGACGCCGGGGAATTCGTGGCTCTGGCCGGGCCTTCCGGGTCTGGGAAGACCACCCTGCTGAACCTCATCGGCGGCCTGGACGAGCCGGACGGAGGGAAAATTTCCGTCAACGGAAAGGACTTTGCAAACATGTCTTCCGGGGATCTGGCCGAACTGCGGCTGTCCCAGATCGGCTTTGTGTTTCAGTCATATAACCTCATTCCCGTGTTTACGGCTGAGGAAAACGTGGAATACATCCTTCAGCTTCAAGGCGTGGGCAAGGCCGAACGCAAGGAAAAAGCCCGAGCCATGCTGGACGATGTGGGCCTGGAAGGAAAATACGACCGCAAGCCGGCCCAGCTTTCCGGCGGCCAGCAGCAGCGGGTGGCCGTGGCCAGGGCGCTGGTTTCCGATCCCACGTTGATCCTGGCGGACGAACCCACGGCCAACCTGGATTCGGTCACCGGCGAAAGCCTGCTCCGCACCATGCGTGAGATGAACCAAAAGCACGGGGTCACCTTTATCTTCTCCACCCACGATTCCATGGTCATGAACGCGGCCAAACGGCTGGTGTCCATGAAAGACGGCGCCATCGTGGACGACAAGGTTAAATAA
- a CDS encoding ABC transporter permease, with the protein MFAQLAWRNLWRNPRRTAIILLAIFMGVFSMIFFAAFSRGMANGMVNNAIDNLVGHIKIQHPDYRSDPDISHRIEDPRSVMDKILPVLPEGSKIVQRIRVEGVAANARETAGIEIAGIEPSKEKGVSFIGDAPIEGEMLEDGDKNGILLGAALADRFDTEVGKKLVLTTQRADGETQSRAFRIRGLYHAEIEATEKAYVFITLDAAKILVGDKNGATEIAATLPGKKVDRMLQQTVSKCKEALKPLNLSVFDWMEQIPAMKAYLAMFDMFLYIWFVVVFIAMGFGIVNTVLMAVYERMREFGLLKAIGMKPSWIIRMVLGESSFLLIAGCAAGTLCSLAFTWYVAMKGIDLGSFAQGVKMWGMSRMIYPAIDNGDVIAANAVVIVLGLIVSIYPAVKAARFTPVETMRHN; encoded by the coding sequence ATGTTTGCACAATTGGCATGGCGTAACTTATGGCGCAATCCAAGGCGCACGGCGATCATTTTGCTGGCCATTTTCATGGGTGTGTTTTCCATGATTTTCTTCGCCGCCTTTTCCCGGGGCATGGCAAACGGCATGGTGAACAACGCCATAGACAACTTGGTGGGCCACATTAAAATCCAGCATCCGGACTACCGGTCCGACCCGGACATATCCCATCGGATCGAAGATCCCCGGTCCGTCATGGATAAAATTCTGCCCGTGCTGCCCGAGGGATCAAAAATCGTCCAGCGCATCCGGGTGGAAGGCGTGGCCGCCAACGCCAGGGAAACTGCGGGTATAGAAATCGCAGGCATTGAGCCCTCCAAAGAGAAGGGCGTTTCGTTCATCGGGGATGCGCCCATTGAGGGGGAAATGCTGGAGGACGGGGATAAAAACGGAATCCTTCTGGGCGCGGCCCTGGCGGACCGGTTTGACACGGAAGTCGGCAAAAAGCTGGTCCTGACCACCCAACGGGCCGACGGCGAAACCCAGTCCAGGGCATTCAGGATCCGGGGCCTTTATCACGCGGAAATTGAGGCCACGGAAAAGGCGTATGTTTTCATTACCCTGGATGCGGCAAAAATTCTGGTCGGGGACAAAAATGGCGCCACCGAAATCGCAGCCACCCTGCCGGGAAAAAAGGTGGACCGCATGCTGCAGCAAACTGTTTCCAAGTGCAAAGAGGCGCTCAAACCGCTCAATCTGTCCGTTTTCGACTGGATGGAGCAGATTCCCGCCATGAAAGCCTATCTGGCCATGTTCGACATGTTTCTTTACATCTGGTTTGTGGTGGTTTTCATCGCCATGGGCTTCGGCATCGTCAACACCGTACTCATGGCCGTTTACGAACGCATGCGGGAGTTCGGCCTGCTAAAGGCCATCGGCATGAAGCCTTCGTGGATCATCCGCATGGTCCTTGGAGAAAGCAGCTTTTTGCTTATTGCAGGCTGCGCTGCAGGCACCTTGTGCAGCCTGGCTTTCACCTGGTACGTGGCCATGAAGGGCATTGACCTTGGGAGTTTCGCCCAGGGGGTGAAGATGTGGGGCATGTCCCGGATGATTTATCCGGCCATTGATAATGGAGACGTGATCGCAGCCAACGCCGTGGTGATTGTGCTGGGATTGATCGTCTCCATATATCCGGCGGTCAAGGCCGCCCGGTTTACGCCCGTGGAAACCATGCGGCATAATTGA
- a CDS encoding ABC transporter permease, translated as MGDLKLAWRNIWRHTRRSILTMMAIGFASLLLVFMLSFQFGSYEGMIDASVRLSTGHLQVQAQGYHDKPEMRKVVTNPREVMDALTRNPGVEACTARCQTFVLASSEDRTRGVMIMGVDPETESRVLKTSSLIRQGDYLSSDDPNTVIIGALMAERLKIGLGEELTILGQARDGSIAATVMTVRGIFKSGIDEVDRSTVQMLLTDFDQLFGMDGAVHAVVAVVHKLTEVGEVKRALMQDSALKGLAVLDWMELSPGLKQSIQMDLVSGIIMYVILIIVVAFSIMNTFLMAVFERTREFGVMMAIGVKPLRLVKIILMESMFMTGLGLLFGMVLGALLTQYFAGVGISMGGASDLMAQYGISGRMFPRLSVISLFSGPILIGVVTFLTALLPALRIPRLKPANAMKAV; from the coding sequence ATGGGCGATCTTAAACTGGCGTGGCGCAACATCTGGAGGCACACAAGGCGGTCGATCCTGACCATGATGGCCATCGGCTTCGCCTCGTTGCTCCTGGTGTTCATGCTCTCCTTTCAGTTCGGTTCTTACGAAGGCATGATCGATGCTTCGGTAAGGCTTTCCACCGGGCATTTGCAGGTCCAGGCCCAAGGATACCACGACAAACCGGAAATGCGGAAGGTGGTGACAAATCCCCGGGAGGTCATGGACGCCCTGACCCGCAATCCCGGCGTTGAAGCGTGCACGGCCCGATGCCAGACCTTTGTGCTGGCCTCCAGCGAGGATCGCACCCGGGGAGTCATGATCATGGGCGTGGATCCCGAGACGGAATCCAGAGTCCTGAAAACCTCCTCCCTGATTCGCCAGGGGGACTACCTTTCTTCGGACGATCCCAACACGGTCATCATAGGCGCCCTCATGGCCGAACGTTTGAAGATAGGCCTGGGGGAGGAACTGACCATTTTAGGCCAGGCAAGGGACGGCTCCATTGCAGCCACGGTCATGACGGTGCGGGGGATATTCAAGTCCGGCATCGACGAGGTGGACCGGTCCACGGTCCAGATGCTGCTGACGGATTTTGACCAATTATTCGGTATGGACGGCGCGGTGCATGCAGTAGTGGCCGTAGTCCACAAATTGACAGAGGTGGGGGAAGTCAAAAGAGCCCTGATGCAGGACAGCGCATTGAAAGGCCTGGCGGTCCTGGACTGGATGGAATTGTCGCCCGGGCTTAAACAGTCCATCCAGATGGATCTGGTGAGCGGAATCATCATGTACGTGATTCTGATCATTGTGGTGGCCTTCAGCATCATGAACACCTTTTTGATGGCCGTGTTTGAACGCACCCGGGAGTTTGGGGTCATGATGGCCATAGGAGTCAAGCCCTTGCGGCTGGTGAAAATCATCCTCATGGAATCCATGTTCATGACCGGGCTGGGATTGTTGTTCGGCATGGTCTTGGGTGCGCTTCTCACCCAGTATTTTGCAGGCGTGGGAATATCCATGGGAGGCGCGTCGGACCTCATGGCTCAATACGGAATTTCCGGCAGGATGTTTCCCCGGTTGTCCGTGATTTCCTTGTTCAGCGGCCCGATCCTCATCGGCGTGGTGACCTTTTTGACGGCCCTTTTGCCGGCCTTGCGCATTCCCAGGCTCAAGCCCGCAAACGCCATGAAGGCGGTGTAG
- a CDS encoding outer membrane lipoprotein-sorting protein, whose protein sequence is MKRQATGILVLLSLILAPFPALADEDGAAIVNKAFEYMRGETSKSVVEMTIQRPDFTRTMVIKGWTKGKSDALFFIESPPKDAGNGTLKKGRDMWTYNPKVNRTIKLPPSMMSQAWMGSDFSNDDLSKTDSLVEDYDHTVTAEKEVDGMKVYELTSIPHEEAAVVWGKLELTIREDGVLLREAFFDEDGLLVKEMTNSEVAELGGRLFPKVWTMKKAGETDRFTQLTYKELAFDVKLPPNLFSLSSLKTKRR, encoded by the coding sequence ATGAAGCGACAAGCAACAGGCATTCTGGTTTTGCTGAGTTTAATCCTCGCGCCCTTCCCCGCCCTGGCGGACGAAGACGGCGCGGCCATTGTGAACAAGGCCTTTGAGTACATGCGGGGTGAAACCTCGAAATCGGTGGTGGAAATGACCATTCAGCGCCCTGACTTCACGCGCACCATGGTCATCAAAGGCTGGACCAAAGGCAAGAGCGACGCCTTGTTTTTCATCGAGTCCCCGCCCAAGGACGCAGGCAACGGCACTTTGAAGAAAGGCCGGGACATGTGGACCTACAACCCAAAAGTCAACCGCACCATCAAGCTGCCGCCGTCCATGATGAGCCAGGCCTGGATGGGCTCGGATTTTTCCAACGACGACCTTTCCAAGACCGACTCCCTGGTGGAGGACTATGACCACACAGTGACCGCGGAAAAGGAAGTTGACGGCATGAAGGTTTATGAACTGACCTCTATTCCCCATGAAGAAGCGGCCGTGGTCTGGGGCAAGCTGGAACTGACCATCCGGGAGGACGGCGTTTTGCTGCGGGAGGCCTTTTTTGACGAGGACGGCCTTTTGGTTAAGGAAATGACCAACAGCGAGGTCGCGGAACTGGGCGGCAGGCTTTTTCCCAAGGTGTGGACCATGAAGAAGGCGGGCGAGACGGACAGATTCACCCAGTTAACCTACAAGGAACTGGCATTTGACGTGAAGCTGCCTCCCAACCTGTTTTCCCTGTCCAGCCTCAAGACCAAACGGAGATAG
- a CDS encoding TetR/AcrR family transcriptional regulator: MREELRIERKNKLLQAAAEVFAEKGYAGASISDVAARAGMGKGTVYGYFPSKEDLFFDVFFWYALQLMTDVHLNFFNGRLSVREACLRFTSELVERMIESIEMYPLTLEFWSASASGGLRDRLKQAMSRMYCDYRKLIGSMIQQGIETDEFMPETDVEGLSAGIMGAIDALGLQFWMDPDFDIRGAADQTMAAILNGISIHPETGHKG, encoded by the coding sequence ATGAGAGAAGAACTTCGCATAGAGCGCAAAAACAAGCTGCTGCAGGCGGCGGCGGAAGTATTCGCGGAAAAAGGCTACGCCGGAGCGTCCATTTCGGACGTGGCGGCCCGGGCCGGCATGGGCAAGGGCACGGTCTACGGGTATTTTCCAAGCAAGGAAGATCTCTTTTTCGACGTGTTTTTTTGGTACGCCCTGCAACTGATGACGGACGTTCATCTTAATTTTTTTAACGGCCGTCTTTCCGTTCGGGAAGCCTGTCTGCGCTTTACCTCCGAATTGGTAGAGCGCATGATTGAGTCTATTGAAATGTATCCCCTGACCCTTGAGTTTTGGTCCGCTTCTGCGTCAGGCGGATTGCGGGACCGATTAAAGCAAGCCATGTCAAGGATGTACTGTGATTACCGCAAGCTTATTGGATCCATGATTCAGCAAGGGATTGAAACTGATGAATTCATGCCGGAAACCGATGTGGAAGGACTTTCCGCCGGGATCATGGGCGCCATCGACGCTTTGGGGCTGCAATTTTGGATGGACCCGGATTTTGACATCCGGGGGGCGGCCGATCAAACCATGGCTGCCATTTTAAATGGGATATCCATTCATCCCGAAACCGGCCATAAAGGATGA
- a CDS encoding phosphotriesterase family protein yields MATVNTVLGPISSDDLGVTLMHEHILYGYPGWDGDRTIAPLDRQAIVAAGVETLKQLKDEYGLNSYVDATALDGGRMPDILKEVSEKSGVNIICSTGYYYEGEGSPTYWKFRSSLGDVSGELYDLFMTEVTEGIMDTGIKAGALKVGSSKGEITDYEKLMFQTAAKVSKETGVPIITHTQEGTMGPEQAELLIAAGANPKQIQIGHMSDNTDINYQEETFKHGVYVSWDRMGLQGLVGCPMDAERIPVMIELIKKGYADKMMISHDFIITWLGRPLNLPEEALPLIANWHPSHLFKNIIPAFKEAGVTDEQINSIIKENPRRLFAGE; encoded by the coding sequence ATGGCTACCGTGAATACCGTATTAGGCCCCATCTCTTCTGACGACCTTGGCGTCACCCTCATGCACGAACACATTCTGTACGGCTACCCAGGATGGGACGGCGACAGGACCATCGCGCCCCTGGACCGCCAGGCTATCGTGGCCGCAGGCGTGGAAACCCTCAAGCAGCTCAAGGACGAATACGGCCTGAACTCCTATGTGGACGCCACCGCCCTGGACGGCGGCCGCATGCCCGATATCCTTAAGGAAGTCTCGGAAAAATCCGGCGTAAACATCATTTGCTCCACCGGGTATTATTATGAAGGGGAAGGCTCCCCCACCTATTGGAAATTCCGGAGCAGCCTGGGCGACGTCTCCGGGGAGTTGTACGACCTGTTCATGACGGAAGTGACCGAGGGCATCATGGACACCGGCATCAAAGCCGGCGCTCTTAAGGTAGGGTCCAGCAAGGGCGAAATCACGGATTACGAAAAACTCATGTTCCAAACCGCCGCAAAGGTTTCCAAAGAAACCGGCGTGCCCATCATCACCCATACCCAGGAAGGCACCATGGGGCCGGAACAGGCCGAACTGCTGATAGCGGCGGGCGCCAATCCCAAGCAGATCCAGATAGGCCACATGAGCGACAACACGGACATCAACTACCAGGAAGAAACCTTCAAGCACGGCGTGTATGTATCCTGGGACCGCATGGGGCTCCAGGGGCTGGTGGGCTGCCCCATGGACGCCGAACGCATCCCCGTCATGATCGAGTTGATCAAAAAGGGATACGCCGACAAAATGATGATCTCCCACGACTTCATCATCACCTGGCTGGGCAGGCCCCTGAATCTGCCCGAGGAAGCCCTGCCCCTCATCGCCAACTGGCACCCCTCCCACCTGTTTAAGAATATCATTCCCGCTTTCAAGGAAGCCGGCGTGACCGACGAGCAGATCAACTCCATCATCAAGGAAAACCCCCGCCGCCTCTTTGCCGGCGAATAG
- a CDS encoding long-chain-fatty-acid--CoA ligase, giving the protein MNQKHFPFWPKRVPKELVYPQTPLFDFLEVSARRYPDQPGIIYYGREITYTEFWDSCQRLAGVLADMGVKKGDRVAVYMQNCPHFSISYMGGMRANGVVVPLNPMLVDNELRILLTDCEPKAVITTTELYPRLKGICDELGIKNIIVGALSDYVPEDPDIPVPDFISQVPSSIDGTVKWLDALKDAPAPPPVEVGPEDLCLLPYTAGSTGVPKGCMHTHRSVTSNVMGSIYWANGSPSMVALAALPFFHVTGMIHSFLAPIANGGISVYLTRWDRAAALDAIEKYKVTMWANITTMLVDMLAAPDINERDISSLSFVGGGGAPLPAALGEKFNKMTGLEFAEGYGMTETISQTHWNPPDNPKLGSVGVPVFGVDSRIVDVITLKELPIGEQGEIVVNGPQVLKGYWNKPDADKDAFMEIDGKRFLRTGDIGRMDEDGYFYIMDRVKRMINAAGFKVWPADVESTLYRHPAILEACVIGIPDDERVETVKAIIVLNADSVGKVTEKDIIAWSKEQMSAYKYPRFVEFVESLPKSGAGKILWRQLQEEERERLKK; this is encoded by the coding sequence GTGAACCAGAAGCATTTTCCCTTTTGGCCCAAACGAGTACCCAAGGAACTTGTTTACCCCCAAACCCCCTTGTTTGATTTTCTGGAAGTCTCCGCCCGCCGTTACCCGGATCAACCGGGCATTATTTATTACGGCAGGGAAATCACTTACACCGAATTCTGGGACTCCTGCCAGCGGCTGGCCGGCGTGCTGGCGGATATGGGCGTGAAAAAAGGCGACCGGGTGGCCGTGTACATGCAGAACTGCCCGCATTTTTCCATCAGCTATATGGGCGGCATGAGGGCCAACGGCGTGGTGGTTCCCCTGAACCCCATGCTGGTGGACAACGAATTGCGCATTCTGCTTACGGACTGCGAGCCCAAGGCGGTCATCACCACCACGGAGTTGTATCCCCGGCTGAAGGGCATATGCGACGAACTGGGCATCAAGAATATCATCGTGGGCGCGCTCTCGGACTACGTTCCGGAAGATCCGGACATCCCGGTTCCGGATTTTATCAGCCAGGTTCCCTCCTCCATCGACGGAACCGTCAAATGGCTGGACGCCCTTAAAGACGCTCCGGCGCCTCCCCCCGTGGAAGTGGGCCCCGAAGACCTGTGCCTGCTGCCTTACACCGCCGGCTCCACGGGCGTGCCCAAGGGCTGCATGCACACCCACAGATCGGTCACCTCCAACGTCATGGGATCCATATACTGGGCCAACGGCTCGCCCAGCATGGTGGCCCTGGCCGCCCTGCCCTTTTTCCATGTCACGGGCATGATTCACAGCTTTCTCGCGCCCATCGCCAACGGCGGCATCTCCGTCTACCTGACCCGCTGGGATCGGGCCGCAGCCCTGGACGCCATCGAAAAATACAAGGTAACCATGTGGGCCAACATCACCACCATGCTCGTGGACATGCTGGCGGCTCCGGACATCAACGAGCGCGATATATCCTCCCTGAGCTTTGTGGGCGGCGGCGGAGCCCCCCTGCCCGCGGCCCTGGGCGAAAAATTCAACAAGATGACAGGCCTGGAATTCGCCGAAGGCTACGGCATGACCGAGACCATTTCCCAGACCCACTGGAACCCGCCTGACAACCCCAAGCTGGGCAGCGTGGGCGTTCCGGTCTTTGGCGTGGATTCCCGGATCGTGGACGTGATCACCCTGAAAGAGCTTCCCATCGGGGAGCAGGGAGAAATCGTGGTCAACGGGCCCCAGGTCCTTAAAGGATACTGGAACAAGCCCGACGCCGACAAGGACGCTTTCATGGAAATCGACGGCAAACGCTTCTTAAGGACCGGCGATATCGGCCGCATGGACGAGGACGGCTACTTCTACATCATGGACCGGGTCAAACGCATGATCAACGCGGCCGGATTCAAAGTTTGGCCTGCGGACGTGGAATCCACCCTGTACCGCCACCCGGCCATCCTGGAAGCCTGCGTCATCGGCATCCCGGACGACGAACGGGTGGAGACGGTCAAGGCCATCATCGTCCTGAACGCCGACTCGGTGGGCAAGGTCACGGAAAAAGACATCATTGCATGGTCCAAGGAGCAAATGTCGGCTTATAAATACCCCCGCTTTGTGGAGTTTGTGGAATCCCTTCCCAAGAGCGGCGCAGGCAAAATCTTATGGCGCCAGCTTCAGGAGGAGGAGCGGGAGCGTTTGAAAAAATAA